From Triticum urartu cultivar G1812 chromosome 2, Tu2.1, whole genome shotgun sequence, a single genomic window includes:
- the LOC125540256 gene encoding wall-associated receptor kinase 3-like isoform X2, whose product MQALLQLGLCLILLATQYAPAGSAVPSSHCRRQCGNVEIPYPFGIDPGCSLGDGFHLDCKVHDGIERPFRSVFEVLDISLKQGTTRVLNFIVGYCYNTSTRSMEYFGRYGGLNEGVSSPYRLSDVQNRFMVIGCNALASISDRDGTGYEGYGAAACRNQSDLVDGSCSGIGCSQTTIPKRMYFYATTFFSTVNNSQIWKFNRCSYAVLMETASFRFSTKYITTNKFNGTNDGRVPVVLDWAVRDIKSCDVAKQNKTGTYACLSSNSKCVNSSNDQGYMCNCTNGYEGNPYLPGGCKDGVCRNIAGEYRCSCRVGKKYAKESNTCNPNAGFIIGLTMGLFGLMVIIMISVFWGQMTIQKRKLNKVKQEYFREHGGLLLFDRMRSEKGLSFNVFSEAELRHATDNFDISRILGKGGHGTVYKGIIKSSTPVAVKRCGIVDERQKKEFGKEMLILSQINHKNVVKLLGCCLEVEVPILVYEFVRNGTLFELIHGKNQALQISFSTLLRIAHEAAEGLSFLHSYASPPIIHGDVKTSNILLDDNYMAKVSDFGASILAPSDKEQFVTMVQGTCGYLDPEYMQTCQLTDKSDVYSFGVILLEILTGQLPLKLEGTEKPRSLSLIFLSAMRENNLEDVLVSQVKGQASMELLRGLADLAKKCLEMCGDNRPSMKDVADELNRLRKLSLHPWVQLEMEMDEENLLGGESTSGYEIELSGYPMDQSENHPINPGSSYYAR is encoded by the exons ATGCAAGCGTTGTTGCAACTTGGCCTTTGCCTCATATTGCTTGCAACACAATATGCCCCAGCTGGAAGTGCGGTTCCTAGTTCACACTGCCGAAGACAGTGTGGGAATGTCGAGATACCATACCCATTTGGTATAGACCCAGGCTGTTCGCTCGGAGACGGCTTCCACCTCGACTGCAAGGTCCACGATGGCATAGAGAGGCCATTCAGGAGTGTCTTTGAGGTCCTCGACATCTCCTTGAAGCAAGGGACAACCCGAGTGCTCAATTTCATCGTGGGGTATTGCTACAACACTTCCACCAGGAGCATGGAGTATTTTGGCCGATACGGGGGGCTCAATGAAGGCGTTTCTTCTCCATACCGCCTCTCTGATGTCCAGAACAGATTCATGGTCATCGGCTGCAACGCCCTGGCCTCCATCTCGGACCGTGATGGCACAGGCTACGAAGGCTATGGTGCCGCGGCGTGCCGCAACCAGTCGGACCTAGTTGATGGATCTTGCTCCGGTATCGGATGCTCCCAGACGACGATACCGAAGAGGATGTACTTCTACGCAACAACCTTTTTTAGCACGGTCAACAATAGTCAGATATGGAAGTTCAATCGGTGCAGCTATGCAGTGTTGATGGAAACAGCGTCATTCAGGTTCAGCACTAAGTACATAACCACCAACAAGTTCAATGGCACAAATGATGGGCGGGTGCCTGTGGTGCTCGACTGGGCTGTGAGAGATATCAAGTCATGTGATGTTGCAAAACAGAATAAGACCGGCACTTATGCATGCCTCAGTAGCAATAGCAAGTGTGTGAATTCCAGCAATGACCAAGGGTACATGTGCAATTGCACCAATGGCTATGAAGGAAACCCTTATCTTCCTGGTGGATGCAAAG ATGGTGTTTGTCGCAATATCGCTGGAGAATACCGATGTTCTTGTCGAGTTGGAAAAAAATATGCCAAAGAAAGCAATACATGCAACCCAAATGCAGGCTTCATAATAG GACTTACAATGGGATTATTTGGTCTGATGGTTATCATCATGATTTCCGTCTTCTGGGGACAAATGACAATTCAAAAGAGAAAATTGAATAAAGTTAAGCAGGAGTATTTTCGCGAGCATGGAGGCTTGCTTTTGTTTGATAGGATGAGATCAGAGAAAGGTCTTTCTTTCAATGTATTTTCAGAAGCTGAACTCAGACATGCCACTGATAACTTTGACATTAGTAGAATACTTGGAAAAGGAGGCCATGGAACAGTCTATAAAGGGATAATAAAGAGCAGCACGCCAGTTGCAGTTAAAAGATGTGGAATAGTTGATGAAAGGCAGAAGAAGGAATTTGGGAAAGAGATGCTCATTTTATCGCAAATCAATCACAAGAACGTTGTTAAACTCTTGGGTTGCTGCCTTGAGGTGGAAGTTCCTATTCTAGTCTATGAGTTTGTCCGAAATGGTACATTGTTTGAGCTTATCCATGGCAAGAACCAGGCATTGCAAATTTCCTTCAGCACTCTCTTAAGGATCGCTCATGAAGCAGCCGAAGGTCTCAGCTTCCTACATTCATACGCGTCTCCCCCAATTATTCATGGTGATGTGAAAACTTCCAACATCTTGCTTGATGATAACTATATGGCCAAAGTGTCAGACTTTGGAGCCTCTATATTAGCCCCATCTGACAAAGAGCAGTTTGTTACAATGGTTCAAGGTACATGTGGCTACCTTGATCCTGAATACATGCAAACATGCCAGTTAACAGACAAAAGCGACGTGTACAGTTTTGGAGTTATCCTTTTAGAgatcctcaccggccagttgccACTAAAGCTTGAGGGGACTGAGAAGCCAAGAAGCTTGTCATTGATTTTCCTTTCTGCTATGAGGGAGAATAATCTAGAAGATGTGTTGGTGAGCCAAGTGAAAGGTCAAGCAAGTATGGAGTTGCTGCGAGGACTTGCAGACCTGGCTAAGAAATGTCTAGAAATGTGCGGTGACAACAGACCATCAATGAAAGATGTCGCCGATGAGCTAAATAGATTGAGAAAACTTTCACTACATCCTTGGGTACAACTTGAGATGGAGATGGACGAAGAAAATCTTCTTGGGGGAGAATCTACTAGTGGTTATGAAATAGAATTAAGTGGGTATCCAATGGACCAAAGTGAGAACCATCCCATAAACCCAGGAAGTTCCTATTATGCAAGATGA
- the LOC125540256 gene encoding wall-associated receptor kinase 3-like isoform X1, with amino-acid sequence MQALLQLGLCLILLATQYAPAGSAVPSSHCRRQCGNVEIPYPFGIDPGCSLGDGFHLDCKVHDGIERPFRSVFEVLDISLKQGTTRVLNFIVGYCYNTSTRSMEYFGRYGGLNEGVSSPYRLSDVQNRFMVIGCNALASISDRDGTGYEGYGAAACRNQSDLVDGSCSGIGCSQTTIPKRMYFYATTFFSTVNNSQIWKFNRCSYAVLMETASFRFSTKYITTNKFNGTNDGRVPVVLDWAVRDIKSCDVAKQNKTGTYACLSSNSKCVNSSNDQGYMCNCTNGYEGNPYLPGGCKDINECDHNPCPSDGVCRNIAGEYRCSCRVGKKYAKESNTCNPNAGFIIGLTMGLFGLMVIIMISVFWGQMTIQKRKLNKVKQEYFREHGGLLLFDRMRSEKGLSFNVFSEAELRHATDNFDISRILGKGGHGTVYKGIIKSSTPVAVKRCGIVDERQKKEFGKEMLILSQINHKNVVKLLGCCLEVEVPILVYEFVRNGTLFELIHGKNQALQISFSTLLRIAHEAAEGLSFLHSYASPPIIHGDVKTSNILLDDNYMAKVSDFGASILAPSDKEQFVTMVQGTCGYLDPEYMQTCQLTDKSDVYSFGVILLEILTGQLPLKLEGTEKPRSLSLIFLSAMRENNLEDVLVSQVKGQASMELLRGLADLAKKCLEMCGDNRPSMKDVADELNRLRKLSLHPWVQLEMEMDEENLLGGESTSGYEIELSGYPMDQSENHPINPGSSYYAR; translated from the exons ATGCAAGCGTTGTTGCAACTTGGCCTTTGCCTCATATTGCTTGCAACACAATATGCCCCAGCTGGAAGTGCGGTTCCTAGTTCACACTGCCGAAGACAGTGTGGGAATGTCGAGATACCATACCCATTTGGTATAGACCCAGGCTGTTCGCTCGGAGACGGCTTCCACCTCGACTGCAAGGTCCACGATGGCATAGAGAGGCCATTCAGGAGTGTCTTTGAGGTCCTCGACATCTCCTTGAAGCAAGGGACAACCCGAGTGCTCAATTTCATCGTGGGGTATTGCTACAACACTTCCACCAGGAGCATGGAGTATTTTGGCCGATACGGGGGGCTCAATGAAGGCGTTTCTTCTCCATACCGCCTCTCTGATGTCCAGAACAGATTCATGGTCATCGGCTGCAACGCCCTGGCCTCCATCTCGGACCGTGATGGCACAGGCTACGAAGGCTATGGTGCCGCGGCGTGCCGCAACCAGTCGGACCTAGTTGATGGATCTTGCTCCGGTATCGGATGCTCCCAGACGACGATACCGAAGAGGATGTACTTCTACGCAACAACCTTTTTTAGCACGGTCAACAATAGTCAGATATGGAAGTTCAATCGGTGCAGCTATGCAGTGTTGATGGAAACAGCGTCATTCAGGTTCAGCACTAAGTACATAACCACCAACAAGTTCAATGGCACAAATGATGGGCGGGTGCCTGTGGTGCTCGACTGGGCTGTGAGAGATATCAAGTCATGTGATGTTGCAAAACAGAATAAGACCGGCACTTATGCATGCCTCAGTAGCAATAGCAAGTGTGTGAATTCCAGCAATGACCAAGGGTACATGTGCAATTGCACCAATGGCTATGAAGGAAACCCTTATCTTCCTGGTGGATGCAAAG atattaatgAATGCGATCACAATCCATGCCCTTCAGATGGTGTTTGTCGCAATATCGCTGGAGAATACCGATGTTCTTGTCGAGTTGGAAAAAAATATGCCAAAGAAAGCAATACATGCAACCCAAATGCAGGCTTCATAATAG GACTTACAATGGGATTATTTGGTCTGATGGTTATCATCATGATTTCCGTCTTCTGGGGACAAATGACAATTCAAAAGAGAAAATTGAATAAAGTTAAGCAGGAGTATTTTCGCGAGCATGGAGGCTTGCTTTTGTTTGATAGGATGAGATCAGAGAAAGGTCTTTCTTTCAATGTATTTTCAGAAGCTGAACTCAGACATGCCACTGATAACTTTGACATTAGTAGAATACTTGGAAAAGGAGGCCATGGAACAGTCTATAAAGGGATAATAAAGAGCAGCACGCCAGTTGCAGTTAAAAGATGTGGAATAGTTGATGAAAGGCAGAAGAAGGAATTTGGGAAAGAGATGCTCATTTTATCGCAAATCAATCACAAGAACGTTGTTAAACTCTTGGGTTGCTGCCTTGAGGTGGAAGTTCCTATTCTAGTCTATGAGTTTGTCCGAAATGGTACATTGTTTGAGCTTATCCATGGCAAGAACCAGGCATTGCAAATTTCCTTCAGCACTCTCTTAAGGATCGCTCATGAAGCAGCCGAAGGTCTCAGCTTCCTACATTCATACGCGTCTCCCCCAATTATTCATGGTGATGTGAAAACTTCCAACATCTTGCTTGATGATAACTATATGGCCAAAGTGTCAGACTTTGGAGCCTCTATATTAGCCCCATCTGACAAAGAGCAGTTTGTTACAATGGTTCAAGGTACATGTGGCTACCTTGATCCTGAATACATGCAAACATGCCAGTTAACAGACAAAAGCGACGTGTACAGTTTTGGAGTTATCCTTTTAGAgatcctcaccggccagttgccACTAAAGCTTGAGGGGACTGAGAAGCCAAGAAGCTTGTCATTGATTTTCCTTTCTGCTATGAGGGAGAATAATCTAGAAGATGTGTTGGTGAGCCAAGTGAAAGGTCAAGCAAGTATGGAGTTGCTGCGAGGACTTGCAGACCTGGCTAAGAAATGTCTAGAAATGTGCGGTGACAACAGACCATCAATGAAAGATGTCGCCGATGAGCTAAATAGATTGAGAAAACTTTCACTACATCCTTGGGTACAACTTGAGATGGAGATGGACGAAGAAAATCTTCTTGGGGGAGAATCTACTAGTGGTTATGAAATAGAATTAAGTGGGTATCCAATGGACCAAAGTGAGAACCATCCCATAAACCCAGGAAGTTCCTATTATGCAAGATGA